A DNA window from Bacteroides cellulosilyticus contains the following coding sequences:
- a CDS encoding alpha/beta hydrolase: MKMRFLFIAFTLLLCHYGIAQQAVSLGQLVEYPGFNSSIVTPRDVFVWLPSDYSPKEKYDVLYMHDGQMLFDANTTWNKQEWGIDEVVGKLLNEKKIKPCIVVGVANIPEARYADYFPQKALKNLPDNVVPGDVGFNADNYLRFLVEEVKPFIDKKYSTNKSVEHTFVMGSSMGGLISLYALCEYPEVFGGAACMSTHVPMILSNELSKEKADQWSEAFRNYLDKNLPKANSRMIYMDRGDATLDAYYPPYQDKLDSLMARKGWKPPMWISKVFPGAGHTEEDWNKRLDNPLIFLLGSERKNAICDNHDKNLSPDDYLISKFKEADIVLLAEDHGVKENLDFVRNMIPKLYENGIYMLGMEFGAYEDQRQLDSLINAPKYDEQLARQLMFNYNTRWAIVEYMNIYKAAWEWNRSLPEQARRFRILNISYRYNWEAFEKVRTPENMKKVFPLGNTEDFRCALLEREVLSCHEKILVLTGTIHAFTSYCFPYYDYTSPDFVRYEKRFLGNLLYSKYNTKVVSVALHQPFFNYPNHQPALVSPAVGKLEVLMSKHNNKPVGFDLKRSLIGELRDHSYYSMGYTDFTLADLFDGYIFLKPIKELSSCTIDYKFVNDGNWEEAVRNSPDPDWHPCPENKKQYWETVTEFMNIKKRYENVQ; the protein is encoded by the coding sequence ATGAAAATGAGGTTCCTTTTTATAGCATTTACTTTGCTGCTATGTCATTATGGTATTGCGCAGCAAGCCGTTTCTTTAGGACAACTTGTAGAGTATCCTGGCTTTAACTCTTCAATTGTCACCCCGCGTGATGTCTTTGTTTGGCTACCTTCTGATTATTCTCCAAAAGAGAAGTATGATGTTCTTTATATGCATGATGGTCAAATGCTGTTTGATGCGAATACCACTTGGAATAAGCAAGAATGGGGGATTGATGAAGTTGTAGGAAAACTCCTGAATGAAAAGAAGATCAAACCCTGTATTGTTGTAGGAGTGGCAAACATCCCGGAAGCGAGATATGCAGACTACTTTCCTCAAAAAGCATTGAAGAACTTACCGGATAATGTGGTTCCGGGTGATGTGGGGTTTAATGCGGATAACTATCTTCGTTTTTTGGTAGAAGAAGTTAAACCTTTTATTGATAAAAAGTATTCCACGAATAAAAGTGTCGAGCATACCTTTGTGATGGGCTCTAGTATGGGGGGCTTAATTTCACTATATGCACTATGCGAATACCCAGAAGTGTTTGGAGGAGCTGCTTGTATGTCAACTCATGTCCCTATGATATTAAGTAATGAACTCTCTAAAGAAAAAGCGGACCAATGGTCGGAAGCTTTTCGGAATTATCTGGATAAGAATCTCCCAAAGGCTAACAGCCGTATGATTTATATGGATAGGGGGGATGCCACTTTAGATGCTTATTATCCTCCTTATCAAGATAAACTGGATAGTCTGATGGCGAGGAAAGGTTGGAAGCCCCCCATGTGGATATCTAAGGTTTTTCCGGGAGCTGGACATACGGAGGAAGATTGGAATAAGCGTTTGGATAATCCGTTGATATTTCTTTTGGGAAGTGAAAGGAAGAATGCTATTTGTGATAATCACGATAAGAACCTTTCACCTGATGATTATTTGATATCTAAATTTAAGGAAGCAGACATTGTTTTGTTGGCTGAGGATCATGGGGTGAAAGAGAATTTGGATTTTGTTCGAAACATGATACCTAAATTGTATGAGAATGGTATTTATATGTTGGGTATGGAGTTCGGGGCATACGAAGATCAACGACAATTAGATTCATTGATAAATGCACCAAAGTATGATGAACAATTGGCTCGTCAGTTGATGTTTAATTATAATACCCGATGGGCTATCGTTGAGTATATGAATATTTATAAGGCTGCATGGGAATGGAATCGTTCGTTACCGGAACAAGCGAGGAGGTTCCGTATTTTGAATATCAGTTATCGGTATAATTGGGAAGCGTTTGAAAAGGTGAGAACACCGGAAAATATGAAAAAAGTTTTTCCTTTGGGGAATACGGAAGATTTCAGATGTGCACTTTTAGAACGTGAAGTGCTGTCTTGCCATGAGAAAATATTGGTTTTGACAGGGACAATTCATGCATTTACATCCTATTGTTTTCCTTATTATGATTATACTTCTCCTGATTTTGTGCGCTATGAAAAGCGCTTCTTAGGAAATTTACTCTATTCAAAATATAATACGAAAGTAGTTTCTGTGGCTTTACATCAACCTTTCTTTAATTATCCAAATCATCAGCCTGCATTGGTTTCTCCAGCAGTAGGAAAATTGGAAGTGTTAATGAGCAAACACAACAATAAACCTGTTGGTTTTGATTTGAAGAGGTCGCTTATAGGAGAATTACGTGATCATAGTTACTACTCAATGGGGTATACAGACTTTACTTTAGCAGATTTATTTGATGGATATATATTTCTTAAACCTATAAAGGAATTATCTTCCTGCACTATTGACTATAAATTTGTGAATGATGGAAATTGGGAAGAGGCTGTTCGTAATAGCCCTGATCCGGATTGGCATCCGTGTCCTGAGAACAAAAAGCAATACTGGGAGACAGTGACAGAATTCATGAATATTAAAAAGAGGTATGAAAACGTCCAATGA
- a CDS encoding glycoside hydrolase family 13 protein, translated as MKIRTLFLFLVLLLCQSGFAKQIVPSGRLIEYPELESSIIPLHDIFVGLSAGSSDKKSEKIDKIEPAFWWCGMKNTRLQLMVYGLNIAAYKPEINYPGVVLKEVCPMESPNYLVLYLDVKDAVPGKFQIEFIKGKRKLNCTYELKERQRSSEDKIGFNSSDVVYLLMPDRFANGDESNDNIQMRHPYEVNRKDVNARHGGDLAGIMQHLDYLDSLGVTAIWTTPVLENDMGEGSYHGYAATDYYKIDPRLGTNEDYVRLAELMHQRGLKLIMDMVFNHCGTNHPWLLDPPMHNWFNNSHKYVETNHNKTVFFDPYASDIDKQELTDGWFVPTMPDLNQRNRFVADYLIQNSIWWIEYADLDGIRQDTYVYPDPDMMVRWCKEVFEEYPNFNIVGEVMVPNNPVGTAYWQQNSIVNGKANTRLKSVMDFRLRTIAADVFHEETSWNTGLQLLFEHFAYDFCYPDINNVMRLLENHDTDRFLLEDPENLNAYKQAVTMLLTIPGIPQLYYGQELLMTGSTKEDFGYVRPDMPGGWNGDEISVFQESGRTAMQQEAFNFMKKMLHWRKGNDAISKGKMKHFMPRSNVYVYERSYNGKSILVIMNGVNKEVDLDLTFYKEVIGDRTNSKNVLTDSNVPLGKKLHLQPKEVLVLEL; from the coding sequence ATGAAAATTAGAACTTTATTTTTATTTCTTGTTTTATTGTTATGCCAATCGGGATTTGCTAAACAAATAGTGCCGTCAGGGAGGCTCATTGAATATCCTGAGCTTGAATCTTCTATTATACCTTTGCATGATATTTTTGTTGGGCTTTCTGCAGGTTCTTCTGACAAGAAGAGTGAGAAGATTGATAAGATAGAACCTGCTTTTTGGTGGTGTGGTATGAAGAATACTCGCTTACAGTTGATGGTATACGGCTTGAATATAGCAGCATATAAACCTGAAATTAATTATCCGGGAGTTGTTCTAAAGGAAGTGTGTCCAATGGAAAGTCCAAACTATTTGGTTTTGTATTTGGATGTGAAAGATGCGGTGCCAGGTAAATTTCAAATAGAATTTATTAAGGGTAAGCGTAAACTGAATTGTACTTATGAATTGAAAGAACGCCAGCGTAGCAGTGAAGATAAGATTGGCTTTAATTCTTCTGATGTTGTATATTTATTAATGCCGGACCGTTTTGCTAATGGTGATGAAAGCAATGACAATATACAGATGAGGCATCCTTATGAGGTAAACCGTAAGGATGTGAATGCTCGTCATGGCGGGGATTTAGCCGGTATCATGCAACATCTTGATTATTTAGATAGTTTAGGTGTTACAGCAATCTGGACGACTCCTGTCTTGGAAAATGATATGGGTGAAGGCTCTTATCATGGTTATGCTGCAACCGATTACTATAAAATAGATCCTCGTTTGGGAACTAATGAGGATTATGTCCGTTTGGCAGAACTCATGCATCAACGTGGCCTGAAACTGATAATGGATATGGTTTTTAATCATTGTGGAACCAATCATCCTTGGTTGCTCGATCCACCGATGCACAATTGGTTTAATAATTCGCATAAATATGTTGAGACCAATCATAATAAAACTGTATTTTTTGATCCTTATGCTTCGGATATAGATAAACAGGAATTAACGGATGGGTGGTTCGTACCTACAATGCCCGATTTGAATCAGAGGAATCGTTTTGTTGCTGATTATTTGATTCAGAATTCAATTTGGTGGATTGAATATGCTGATTTGGACGGTATTCGTCAAGATACATATGTATATCCGGATCCGGATATGATGGTACGTTGGTGTAAAGAAGTTTTTGAGGAGTATCCAAATTTTAATATTGTGGGTGAAGTAATGGTTCCTAATAACCCTGTCGGTACTGCATATTGGCAGCAAAACAGCATAGTAAATGGGAAAGCTAATACAAGACTGAAATCAGTGATGGATTTTCGTTTAAGGACAATAGCAGCTGACGTTTTCCATGAAGAAACATCTTGGAATACCGGTCTGCAACTTCTTTTTGAACATTTTGCTTATGATTTTTGCTATCCTGATATTAATAATGTGATGCGTCTGCTTGAGAATCATGATACGGATCGTTTTTTATTGGAAGATCCGGAAAATTTGAATGCATATAAACAGGCGGTTACCATGTTGTTGACAATTCCTGGTATTCCACAATTATATTATGGACAAGAATTATTAATGACTGGTAGTACAAAGGAAGATTTTGGATATGTACGTCCGGATATGCCAGGAGGTTGGAATGGAGATGAAATTAGTGTTTTTCAAGAAAGTGGGAGAACGGCTATGCAACAGGAAGCTTTCAATTTTATGAAAAAAATGCTGCATTGGCGTAAAGGAAATGATGCTATATCTAAAGGCAAAATGAAGCATTTCATGCCTCGTAGCAATGTATATGTGTATGAGCGTTCTTATAATGGCAAGAGCATACTGGTTATAATGAACGGAGTTAACAAGGAAGTTGACTTGGATTTAACGTTTTATAAAGAGGTTATAGGAGATAGAACTAATTCGAAGAATGTGTTGACGGATAGTAATGTGCCATTAGGAAAAAAACTTCATTTACAGCCAAAAGAAGTGCTTGTGCTTGAATTATGA